One part of the Prunus persica cultivar Lovell chromosome G5, Prunus_persica_NCBIv2, whole genome shotgun sequence genome encodes these proteins:
- the LOC18777679 gene encoding oxysterol-binding protein-related protein 2A isoform X4, whose product MRVKEMHPLCCITLESAGLGDQSPEISLSRTRSLPTSLATAPLGSDTNASGRPAGSETTVAGVLHKWTNYSKGWRSRWFLLRNGVLSYAKIRRPETLSLLTPNDDVRLIGEISTHRLSRIDSGTGRRNNKPPKTVGIVHLKQISSFRESKSDDRKFYIFTATKTLHLRTNSRSDRAAWLQALVSTRSLFPLRYLNDSLSLVQTDLSVSTERLKKRLLEEGTSENLVQDCEQIMLSEFSQIQGQYKVLCEERSNLLDTLRQLEAANYEADASGIHNGEYQLTKHEFPGLGQGKYSECSTTESSDDIEKQELEEVSDEDEMPFHDTKEYFTEPHIGCGSMKGVVNNSNKHREPRSQFDNVEEMQTEKEVHGYRYPHIERRKELPTPVEKEKGVSLWSMIKDNVGKDLTRVCLPVYFNEPISSLQKCCEDLEYSYLLDRAYEYGKMGNSLQRVLNVAAFAVSGYASSVGRHCKPFNPLLGETYEADYPDKGIRFFSEKVSHHPTLIACHCEGRGWKFWADSNIRTKFWGRSIQLDPVGVLSLEFDDGEIFQWSKVTTSIYNLILGKVYCDHHGTMHIRGNRQHSCKLKFKEQSILDRNPHQVHGVVEDVMGKKVATLFGKWDESIHYVNGDGSGKPNPSDASLLWKSSKPPNVTRYNLTSFAITLNELTPGLQIKEKLPPTDSRLRPDQRHLENGEYEKANAEKQRLEKRQRMSRKLQENGWKPRWFQREGEDGPFRYVGGYWETRKQGKWDECPDIFGEFSEGLDEALEGS is encoded by the exons ATGCGAGTCAAGGAGATGCACCCGCTCTGCTGCATCACGCTGGAGAGCGCGGGACTCGGCGACCAGTCGCCGGAGATCTCGCTCTCCCGGACCCGTAGCCTTCCGACGAGTCTGGCGACGGCGCCGCTTGGATCTGATACCAATGCCTCCGGCCGGCCGGCGGGATCTGAGACCACCGTCGCCGGAGTTCTCCACAAGTGGACCAATTACAGCAAGGGGTGGAGATCCAGGTGGTTTCTTCTCCGAAACGGCGTCCTCTCCTACGCCAAGATTCGGCGCCCCGAAACGCTCAGTCTCTTGACGCCAAACGACGACGTTCGACTCATCGGTGAGATCTCCACTCACCGCCTTTCGAGGATTGACAGCGGCACGGGGAGACGGAACAATAAGCCCCCAAAAACTGTTGGAATCGTCCACCTCAAG CAGATCTCATCCTTCAGAGAAAGCAAGTCTGATGATCGGAAGTTTTACATATTTACTGCTACAAAGACCCTTCATTTAAGAACTAATTCAAGGAGTGATCGGGCAGCTTGGCTACAAGCTTTGGTCTCAACTCGGAGCCTATTTCCGCTTAGATACTTGAATGATAGTCTCTCCCTTGTACAAACTGATTTATCTGTATCGACTGAAAGACTGAAAAAACGCCTACTTGAAGAGGGAACCAGTGAGAACCTTGTTCAGGATTGCGAGCAGATAATGCTCTCTGAATTTTCTCAAATACAAGGACAGTATAAGGTTCTCTGTGAAGAACGATCCAATTTACTCGACACGCTAAGGCAGTTGGAG GCAGCTAATTATGAAGCTGATGCGTCTGGGATTCATAATGGTGAATACCAATTGACGAAGCATGAGTTTCCCGGTTTGGGACAGGGAAAATATAGTG AGTGCAGCACAACTGAATCATCTGATGATATTGAGAAACAAGAGCTTGAGGAAGTGTCAGATGAAGATGAAATGCCATTTCATGACACAAAAGAATATTTTACTGAACCACACATAGGTTGTGGGTCTATGAAAGGAGTTGTAAATAACAGTAATAAGCACCGTGAACCTCGAAGTCAATTTGATAATGTTGAGGAGATGCAAACTGAGAAGGAAGTTCATGGTTATAGATACCCACACATTGAAAGGCGAAAAGAGCTTCCCACTCCAGTTGAGAAGGAGAAAGGGGTCAGCCTTTGGTCTATGATCAAAGACAACGTGGGAAAGGATCTCACTCGAGTTTGCCTCCCTGTGTACTTTAACGAGCCAATATCGTCTCTTCAAAAGTGTTGTGAGGACTTGGAGTACTCGTATCTTTTAGATCGGGCATATGAGTATGGGAAAATG GGAAATAGTCTCCAAAGGGTTCTAAATGTTGCTGCATTTGCGGTTTCTGGATATGCATCGTCTGTAGGGCGGCACTGCAAGCCATTCAATCCTTTGTTAGGCGAAACTTATGAAGCTGACTATCCTGATAAAGGAATTCGCTTCTTCTCTGAAAAG GTTAGTCACCACCCAACGCTCATTGCCTGTCACTGTGAAGGTAGAGGGTGGAAGTTCTGGGCTGATAGCAATATCCGCACAAAATTTTGGGGGCGATCAATTCAGCTTGACCCTGTTGGAGTTCTGAGCTTGGAGTTTGACGATGGTGAAATTTTCCAGTGGAGCAAG GTCAcaacaagtatatataatcTTATTCTTGGTAAAGTATACTGCGATCACCATGGTACAATGCATATACGGGGTAATCGTCAGCATTCATGCAAACTGAAGTTCAAAGAGCAATCAATTCTTGACCGAAATCCTCACCAG GTCCATGGAGTTGTGGAAGACGTGATGGGGAAAAAGGTTGCTACGCTATTTGGGAAGTGGGATGAAAGCATACATTATGTTAATGGTGATGGCAGTGGCAAGCCAAATCCTTCAGATGCTTCGTTGTTGTGGAAAAGTAGTAAACCTCCTAACGTCACACGGTATAACTTAACTTCATTCGCAATCACACTGAACGAGCTAACACCTGGACTGCAG ATTAAGGAGAAGCTACCACCCACGGATTCCAGGCTCAGGCCGGACCAGCGGCATTTGGAGAATGGAGAATATGAAAAGGCAAATGCAGAGAAACAGCGGTTGGagaaaaggcaaagaatg TCGAGGAAACTACAAGAAAATGGGTGGAAACCTAGATGGTTCCAGAGAGAAGGTGAAGATGGACCTTTCCGCTACGTTGGGGGCTATTGGGAAACACGGAAGCAGGGAAAATGGGATGAATGTCCAGacatttttggtgaatttagtGAAGGCCTTGATGAAGCATTAGAAGGGTCATGA
- the LOC18777679 gene encoding oxysterol-binding protein-related protein 2A isoform X5: MRVKEMHPLCCITLESAGLGDQSPEISLSRTRSLPTSLATAPLGSDTNASGRPAGSETTVAGVLHKWTNYSKGWRSRWFLLRNGVLSYAKIRRPETLSLLTPNDDVRLIGEISTHRLSRIDSGTGRRNNKPPKTVGIVHLKISSFRESKSDDRKFYIFTATKTLHLRTNSRSDRAAWLQALVSTRSLFPLRYLNDSLSLVQTDLSVSTERLKKRLLEEGTSENLVQDCEQIMLSEFSQIQGQYKVLCEERSNLLDTLRQLEAANYEADASGIHNGEYQLTKHEFPGLGQGKYSECSTTESSDDIEKQELEEVSDEDEMPFHDTKEYFTEPHIGCGSMKGVVNNSNKHREPRSQFDNVEEMQTEKEVHGYRYPHIERRKELPTPVEKEKGVSLWSMIKDNVGKDLTRVCLPVYFNEPISSLQKCCEDLEYSYLLDRAYEYGKMGNSLQRVLNVAAFAVSGYASSVGRHCKPFNPLLGETYEADYPDKGIRFFSEKVSHHPTLIACHCEGRGWKFWADSNIRTKFWGRSIQLDPVGVLSLEFDDGEIFQWSKVTTSIYNLILGKVYCDHHGTMHIRGNRQHSCKLKFKEQSILDRNPHQVHGVVEDVMGKKVATLFGKWDESIHYVNGDGSGKPNPSDASLLWKSSKPPNVTRYNLTSFAITLNELTPGLQIKEKLPPTDSRLRPDQRHLENGEYEKANAEKQRLEKRQRMSRKLQENGWKPRWFQREGEDGPFRYVGGYWETRKQGKWDECPDIFGEFSEGLDEALEGS, from the exons ATGCGAGTCAAGGAGATGCACCCGCTCTGCTGCATCACGCTGGAGAGCGCGGGACTCGGCGACCAGTCGCCGGAGATCTCGCTCTCCCGGACCCGTAGCCTTCCGACGAGTCTGGCGACGGCGCCGCTTGGATCTGATACCAATGCCTCCGGCCGGCCGGCGGGATCTGAGACCACCGTCGCCGGAGTTCTCCACAAGTGGACCAATTACAGCAAGGGGTGGAGATCCAGGTGGTTTCTTCTCCGAAACGGCGTCCTCTCCTACGCCAAGATTCGGCGCCCCGAAACGCTCAGTCTCTTGACGCCAAACGACGACGTTCGACTCATCGGTGAGATCTCCACTCACCGCCTTTCGAGGATTGACAGCGGCACGGGGAGACGGAACAATAAGCCCCCAAAAACTGTTGGAATCGTCCACCTCAAG ATCTCATCCTTCAGAGAAAGCAAGTCTGATGATCGGAAGTTTTACATATTTACTGCTACAAAGACCCTTCATTTAAGAACTAATTCAAGGAGTGATCGGGCAGCTTGGCTACAAGCTTTGGTCTCAACTCGGAGCCTATTTCCGCTTAGATACTTGAATGATAGTCTCTCCCTTGTACAAACTGATTTATCTGTATCGACTGAAAGACTGAAAAAACGCCTACTTGAAGAGGGAACCAGTGAGAACCTTGTTCAGGATTGCGAGCAGATAATGCTCTCTGAATTTTCTCAAATACAAGGACAGTATAAGGTTCTCTGTGAAGAACGATCCAATTTACTCGACACGCTAAGGCAGTTGGAG GCAGCTAATTATGAAGCTGATGCGTCTGGGATTCATAATGGTGAATACCAATTGACGAAGCATGAGTTTCCCGGTTTGGGACAGGGAAAATATAGTG AGTGCAGCACAACTGAATCATCTGATGATATTGAGAAACAAGAGCTTGAGGAAGTGTCAGATGAAGATGAAATGCCATTTCATGACACAAAAGAATATTTTACTGAACCACACATAGGTTGTGGGTCTATGAAAGGAGTTGTAAATAACAGTAATAAGCACCGTGAACCTCGAAGTCAATTTGATAATGTTGAGGAGATGCAAACTGAGAAGGAAGTTCATGGTTATAGATACCCACACATTGAAAGGCGAAAAGAGCTTCCCACTCCAGTTGAGAAGGAGAAAGGGGTCAGCCTTTGGTCTATGATCAAAGACAACGTGGGAAAGGATCTCACTCGAGTTTGCCTCCCTGTGTACTTTAACGAGCCAATATCGTCTCTTCAAAAGTGTTGTGAGGACTTGGAGTACTCGTATCTTTTAGATCGGGCATATGAGTATGGGAAAATG GGAAATAGTCTCCAAAGGGTTCTAAATGTTGCTGCATTTGCGGTTTCTGGATATGCATCGTCTGTAGGGCGGCACTGCAAGCCATTCAATCCTTTGTTAGGCGAAACTTATGAAGCTGACTATCCTGATAAAGGAATTCGCTTCTTCTCTGAAAAG GTTAGTCACCACCCAACGCTCATTGCCTGTCACTGTGAAGGTAGAGGGTGGAAGTTCTGGGCTGATAGCAATATCCGCACAAAATTTTGGGGGCGATCAATTCAGCTTGACCCTGTTGGAGTTCTGAGCTTGGAGTTTGACGATGGTGAAATTTTCCAGTGGAGCAAG GTCAcaacaagtatatataatcTTATTCTTGGTAAAGTATACTGCGATCACCATGGTACAATGCATATACGGGGTAATCGTCAGCATTCATGCAAACTGAAGTTCAAAGAGCAATCAATTCTTGACCGAAATCCTCACCAG GTCCATGGAGTTGTGGAAGACGTGATGGGGAAAAAGGTTGCTACGCTATTTGGGAAGTGGGATGAAAGCATACATTATGTTAATGGTGATGGCAGTGGCAAGCCAAATCCTTCAGATGCTTCGTTGTTGTGGAAAAGTAGTAAACCTCCTAACGTCACACGGTATAACTTAACTTCATTCGCAATCACACTGAACGAGCTAACACCTGGACTGCAG ATTAAGGAGAAGCTACCACCCACGGATTCCAGGCTCAGGCCGGACCAGCGGCATTTGGAGAATGGAGAATATGAAAAGGCAAATGCAGAGAAACAGCGGTTGGagaaaaggcaaagaatg TCGAGGAAACTACAAGAAAATGGGTGGAAACCTAGATGGTTCCAGAGAGAAGGTGAAGATGGACCTTTCCGCTACGTTGGGGGCTATTGGGAAACACGGAAGCAGGGAAAATGGGATGAATGTCCAGacatttttggtgaatttagtGAAGGCCTTGATGAAGCATTAGAAGGGTCATGA
- the LOC18777679 gene encoding oxysterol-binding protein-related protein 2A isoform X8, translated as MPFHDTKEYFTEPHIGCGSMKGVVNNSNKHREPRSQFDNVEEMQTEKEVHGYRYPHIERRKELPTPVEKEKGVSLWSMIKDNVGKDLTRVCLPVYFNEPISSLQKCCEDLEYSYLLDRAYEYGKMGNSLQRVLNVAAFAVSGYASSVGRHCKPFNPLLGETYEADYPDKGIRFFSEKVSHHPTLIACHCEGRGWKFWADSNIRTKFWGRSIQLDPVGVLSLEFDDGEIFQWSKVTTSIYNLILGKVYCDHHGTMHIRGNRQHSCKLKFKEQSILDRNPHQVHGVVEDVMGKKVATLFGKWDESIHYVNGDGSGKPNPSDASLLWKSSKPPNVTRYNLTSFAITLNELTPGLQIKEKLPPTDSRLRPDQRHLENGEYEKANAEKQRLEKRQRMSRKLQENGWKPRWFQREGEDGPFRYVGGYWETRKQGKWDECPDIFGEFSEGLDEALEGS; from the exons ATGCCATTTCATGACACAAAAGAATATTTTACTGAACCACACATAGGTTGTGGGTCTATGAAAGGAGTTGTAAATAACAGTAATAAGCACCGTGAACCTCGAAGTCAATTTGATAATGTTGAGGAGATGCAAACTGAGAAGGAAGTTCATGGTTATAGATACCCACACATTGAAAGGCGAAAAGAGCTTCCCACTCCAGTTGAGAAGGAGAAAGGGGTCAGCCTTTGGTCTATGATCAAAGACAACGTGGGAAAGGATCTCACTCGAGTTTGCCTCCCTGTGTACTTTAACGAGCCAATATCGTCTCTTCAAAAGTGTTGTGAGGACTTGGAGTACTCGTATCTTTTAGATCGGGCATATGAGTATGGGAAAATG GGAAATAGTCTCCAAAGGGTTCTAAATGTTGCTGCATTTGCGGTTTCTGGATATGCATCGTCTGTAGGGCGGCACTGCAAGCCATTCAATCCTTTGTTAGGCGAAACTTATGAAGCTGACTATCCTGATAAAGGAATTCGCTTCTTCTCTGAAAAG GTTAGTCACCACCCAACGCTCATTGCCTGTCACTGTGAAGGTAGAGGGTGGAAGTTCTGGGCTGATAGCAATATCCGCACAAAATTTTGGGGGCGATCAATTCAGCTTGACCCTGTTGGAGTTCTGAGCTTGGAGTTTGACGATGGTGAAATTTTCCAGTGGAGCAAG GTCAcaacaagtatatataatcTTATTCTTGGTAAAGTATACTGCGATCACCATGGTACAATGCATATACGGGGTAATCGTCAGCATTCATGCAAACTGAAGTTCAAAGAGCAATCAATTCTTGACCGAAATCCTCACCAG GTCCATGGAGTTGTGGAAGACGTGATGGGGAAAAAGGTTGCTACGCTATTTGGGAAGTGGGATGAAAGCATACATTATGTTAATGGTGATGGCAGTGGCAAGCCAAATCCTTCAGATGCTTCGTTGTTGTGGAAAAGTAGTAAACCTCCTAACGTCACACGGTATAACTTAACTTCATTCGCAATCACACTGAACGAGCTAACACCTGGACTGCAG ATTAAGGAGAAGCTACCACCCACGGATTCCAGGCTCAGGCCGGACCAGCGGCATTTGGAGAATGGAGAATATGAAAAGGCAAATGCAGAGAAACAGCGGTTGGagaaaaggcaaagaatg TCGAGGAAACTACAAGAAAATGGGTGGAAACCTAGATGGTTCCAGAGAGAAGGTGAAGATGGACCTTTCCGCTACGTTGGGGGCTATTGGGAAACACGGAAGCAGGGAAAATGGGATGAATGTCCAGacatttttggtgaatttagtGAAGGCCTTGATGAAGCATTAGAAGGGTCATGA
- the LOC18777679 gene encoding oxysterol-binding protein-related protein 2A isoform X1 — MRVKEMHPLCCITLESAGLGDQSPEISLSRTRSLPTSLATAPLGSDTNASGRPAGSETTVAGVLHKWTNYSKGWRSRWFLLRNGVLSYAKIRRPETLSLLTPNDDVRLIGEISTHRLSRIDSGTGRRNNKPPKTVGIVHLKQISSFRESKSDDRKFYIFTATKTLHLRTNSRSDRAAWLQALVSTRSLFPLRYLNDSLSLVQTDLSVSTERLKKRLLEEGTSENLVQDCEQIMLSEFSQIQGQYKVLCEERSNLLDTLRQLEAANYEADASGIHNGEYQLTKHEFPGLGQGKYSGTQFITTESSDDIEKQELEEVSDEDEMPFHDTKEYFTEPHIGCGSMKGVVNNSNKHREPRSQFDNVEEMQTEKEVHGYRYPHIERRKELPTPVEKEKGVSLWSMIKDNVGKDLTRVCLPVYFNEPISSLQKCCEDLEYSYLLDRAYEYGKMGNSLQRVLNVAAFAVSGYASSVGRHCKPFNPLLGETYEADYPDKGIRFFSEKVSHHPTLIACHCEGRGWKFWADSNIRTKFWGRSIQLDPVGVLSLEFDDGEIFQWSKVTTSIYNLILGKVYCDHHGTMHIRGNRQHSCKLKFKEQSILDRNPHQVHGVVEDVMGKKVATLFGKWDESIHYVNGDGSGKPNPSDASLLWKSSKPPNVTRYNLTSFAITLNELTPGLQIKEKLPPTDSRLRPDQRHLENGEYEKANAEKQRLEKRQRMSRKLQENGWKPRWFQREGEDGPFRYVGGYWETRKQGKWDECPDIFGEFSEGLDEALEGS; from the exons ATGCGAGTCAAGGAGATGCACCCGCTCTGCTGCATCACGCTGGAGAGCGCGGGACTCGGCGACCAGTCGCCGGAGATCTCGCTCTCCCGGACCCGTAGCCTTCCGACGAGTCTGGCGACGGCGCCGCTTGGATCTGATACCAATGCCTCCGGCCGGCCGGCGGGATCTGAGACCACCGTCGCCGGAGTTCTCCACAAGTGGACCAATTACAGCAAGGGGTGGAGATCCAGGTGGTTTCTTCTCCGAAACGGCGTCCTCTCCTACGCCAAGATTCGGCGCCCCGAAACGCTCAGTCTCTTGACGCCAAACGACGACGTTCGACTCATCGGTGAGATCTCCACTCACCGCCTTTCGAGGATTGACAGCGGCACGGGGAGACGGAACAATAAGCCCCCAAAAACTGTTGGAATCGTCCACCTCAAG CAGATCTCATCCTTCAGAGAAAGCAAGTCTGATGATCGGAAGTTTTACATATTTACTGCTACAAAGACCCTTCATTTAAGAACTAATTCAAGGAGTGATCGGGCAGCTTGGCTACAAGCTTTGGTCTCAACTCGGAGCCTATTTCCGCTTAGATACTTGAATGATAGTCTCTCCCTTGTACAAACTGATTTATCTGTATCGACTGAAAGACTGAAAAAACGCCTACTTGAAGAGGGAACCAGTGAGAACCTTGTTCAGGATTGCGAGCAGATAATGCTCTCTGAATTTTCTCAAATACAAGGACAGTATAAGGTTCTCTGTGAAGAACGATCCAATTTACTCGACACGCTAAGGCAGTTGGAG GCAGCTAATTATGAAGCTGATGCGTCTGGGATTCATAATGGTGAATACCAATTGACGAAGCATGAGTTTCCCGGTTTGGGACAGGGAAAATATAGTGGTACACAGTTTAT CACAACTGAATCATCTGATGATATTGAGAAACAAGAGCTTGAGGAAGTGTCAGATGAAGATGAAATGCCATTTCATGACACAAAAGAATATTTTACTGAACCACACATAGGTTGTGGGTCTATGAAAGGAGTTGTAAATAACAGTAATAAGCACCGTGAACCTCGAAGTCAATTTGATAATGTTGAGGAGATGCAAACTGAGAAGGAAGTTCATGGTTATAGATACCCACACATTGAAAGGCGAAAAGAGCTTCCCACTCCAGTTGAGAAGGAGAAAGGGGTCAGCCTTTGGTCTATGATCAAAGACAACGTGGGAAAGGATCTCACTCGAGTTTGCCTCCCTGTGTACTTTAACGAGCCAATATCGTCTCTTCAAAAGTGTTGTGAGGACTTGGAGTACTCGTATCTTTTAGATCGGGCATATGAGTATGGGAAAATG GGAAATAGTCTCCAAAGGGTTCTAAATGTTGCTGCATTTGCGGTTTCTGGATATGCATCGTCTGTAGGGCGGCACTGCAAGCCATTCAATCCTTTGTTAGGCGAAACTTATGAAGCTGACTATCCTGATAAAGGAATTCGCTTCTTCTCTGAAAAG GTTAGTCACCACCCAACGCTCATTGCCTGTCACTGTGAAGGTAGAGGGTGGAAGTTCTGGGCTGATAGCAATATCCGCACAAAATTTTGGGGGCGATCAATTCAGCTTGACCCTGTTGGAGTTCTGAGCTTGGAGTTTGACGATGGTGAAATTTTCCAGTGGAGCAAG GTCAcaacaagtatatataatcTTATTCTTGGTAAAGTATACTGCGATCACCATGGTACAATGCATATACGGGGTAATCGTCAGCATTCATGCAAACTGAAGTTCAAAGAGCAATCAATTCTTGACCGAAATCCTCACCAG GTCCATGGAGTTGTGGAAGACGTGATGGGGAAAAAGGTTGCTACGCTATTTGGGAAGTGGGATGAAAGCATACATTATGTTAATGGTGATGGCAGTGGCAAGCCAAATCCTTCAGATGCTTCGTTGTTGTGGAAAAGTAGTAAACCTCCTAACGTCACACGGTATAACTTAACTTCATTCGCAATCACACTGAACGAGCTAACACCTGGACTGCAG ATTAAGGAGAAGCTACCACCCACGGATTCCAGGCTCAGGCCGGACCAGCGGCATTTGGAGAATGGAGAATATGAAAAGGCAAATGCAGAGAAACAGCGGTTGGagaaaaggcaaagaatg TCGAGGAAACTACAAGAAAATGGGTGGAAACCTAGATGGTTCCAGAGAGAAGGTGAAGATGGACCTTTCCGCTACGTTGGGGGCTATTGGGAAACACGGAAGCAGGGAAAATGGGATGAATGTCCAGacatttttggtgaatttagtGAAGGCCTTGATGAAGCATTAGAAGGGTCATGA
- the LOC18777679 gene encoding oxysterol-binding protein-related protein 2A isoform X6 — MRVKEMHPLCCITLESAGLGDQSPEISLSRTRSLPTSLATAPLGSDTNASGRPAGSETTVAGVLHKWTNYSKGWRSRWFLLRNGVLSYAKIRRPETLSLLTPNDDVRLIGEISTHRLSRIDSGTGRRNNKPPKTVGIVHLKQISSFRESKSDDRKFYIFTATKTLHLRTNSRSDRAAWLQALVSTRSLFPLRYLNDSLSLVQTDLSVSTERLKKRLLEEGTSENLVQDCEQIMLSEFSQIQGQYKVLCEERSNLLDTLRQLEAANYEADASGIHNGEYQLTKHEFPGLGQGKYSECSTTESSDDIEKQELEEVSDEDEMPFHDTKEYFTEPHIGCGSMKGVVNNSNKHREPRSQFDNVEEMQTEKEVHGYRYPHIERRKELPTPVEKEKGVSLWSMIKDNVGKDLTRVCLPVYFNEPISSLQKCCEDLEYSYLLDRAYEYGKMGNSLQRVLNVAAFAVSGYASSVGRHCKPFNPLLGETYEADYPDKGIRFFSEKVSHHPTLIACHCEGRGWKFWADSNIRTKFWGRSIQLDPVGVLSLEFDDGEIFQWSKVTTSIYNLILGKVYCDHHGTMHIRGNRQHSCKLKFKEQSILDRNPHQVHGVVEDVMGKKVATLFGKWDESIHYVNGDGSGKPNPSDASLLWKSSKPPNVTRYNLTSFAITLNELTPGLQEKLPPTDSRLRPDQRHLENGEYEKANAEKQRLEKRQRMSRKLQENGWKPRWFQREGEDGPFRYVGGYWETRKQGKWDECPDIFGEFSEGLDEALEGS; from the exons ATGCGAGTCAAGGAGATGCACCCGCTCTGCTGCATCACGCTGGAGAGCGCGGGACTCGGCGACCAGTCGCCGGAGATCTCGCTCTCCCGGACCCGTAGCCTTCCGACGAGTCTGGCGACGGCGCCGCTTGGATCTGATACCAATGCCTCCGGCCGGCCGGCGGGATCTGAGACCACCGTCGCCGGAGTTCTCCACAAGTGGACCAATTACAGCAAGGGGTGGAGATCCAGGTGGTTTCTTCTCCGAAACGGCGTCCTCTCCTACGCCAAGATTCGGCGCCCCGAAACGCTCAGTCTCTTGACGCCAAACGACGACGTTCGACTCATCGGTGAGATCTCCACTCACCGCCTTTCGAGGATTGACAGCGGCACGGGGAGACGGAACAATAAGCCCCCAAAAACTGTTGGAATCGTCCACCTCAAG CAGATCTCATCCTTCAGAGAAAGCAAGTCTGATGATCGGAAGTTTTACATATTTACTGCTACAAAGACCCTTCATTTAAGAACTAATTCAAGGAGTGATCGGGCAGCTTGGCTACAAGCTTTGGTCTCAACTCGGAGCCTATTTCCGCTTAGATACTTGAATGATAGTCTCTCCCTTGTACAAACTGATTTATCTGTATCGACTGAAAGACTGAAAAAACGCCTACTTGAAGAGGGAACCAGTGAGAACCTTGTTCAGGATTGCGAGCAGATAATGCTCTCTGAATTTTCTCAAATACAAGGACAGTATAAGGTTCTCTGTGAAGAACGATCCAATTTACTCGACACGCTAAGGCAGTTGGAG GCAGCTAATTATGAAGCTGATGCGTCTGGGATTCATAATGGTGAATACCAATTGACGAAGCATGAGTTTCCCGGTTTGGGACAGGGAAAATATAGTG AGTGCAGCACAACTGAATCATCTGATGATATTGAGAAACAAGAGCTTGAGGAAGTGTCAGATGAAGATGAAATGCCATTTCATGACACAAAAGAATATTTTACTGAACCACACATAGGTTGTGGGTCTATGAAAGGAGTTGTAAATAACAGTAATAAGCACCGTGAACCTCGAAGTCAATTTGATAATGTTGAGGAGATGCAAACTGAGAAGGAAGTTCATGGTTATAGATACCCACACATTGAAAGGCGAAAAGAGCTTCCCACTCCAGTTGAGAAGGAGAAAGGGGTCAGCCTTTGGTCTATGATCAAAGACAACGTGGGAAAGGATCTCACTCGAGTTTGCCTCCCTGTGTACTTTAACGAGCCAATATCGTCTCTTCAAAAGTGTTGTGAGGACTTGGAGTACTCGTATCTTTTAGATCGGGCATATGAGTATGGGAAAATG GGAAATAGTCTCCAAAGGGTTCTAAATGTTGCTGCATTTGCGGTTTCTGGATATGCATCGTCTGTAGGGCGGCACTGCAAGCCATTCAATCCTTTGTTAGGCGAAACTTATGAAGCTGACTATCCTGATAAAGGAATTCGCTTCTTCTCTGAAAAG GTTAGTCACCACCCAACGCTCATTGCCTGTCACTGTGAAGGTAGAGGGTGGAAGTTCTGGGCTGATAGCAATATCCGCACAAAATTTTGGGGGCGATCAATTCAGCTTGACCCTGTTGGAGTTCTGAGCTTGGAGTTTGACGATGGTGAAATTTTCCAGTGGAGCAAG GTCAcaacaagtatatataatcTTATTCTTGGTAAAGTATACTGCGATCACCATGGTACAATGCATATACGGGGTAATCGTCAGCATTCATGCAAACTGAAGTTCAAAGAGCAATCAATTCTTGACCGAAATCCTCACCAG GTCCATGGAGTTGTGGAAGACGTGATGGGGAAAAAGGTTGCTACGCTATTTGGGAAGTGGGATGAAAGCATACATTATGTTAATGGTGATGGCAGTGGCAAGCCAAATCCTTCAGATGCTTCGTTGTTGTGGAAAAGTAGTAAACCTCCTAACGTCACACGGTATAACTTAACTTCATTCGCAATCACACTGAACGAGCTAACACCTGGACTGCAG GAGAAGCTACCACCCACGGATTCCAGGCTCAGGCCGGACCAGCGGCATTTGGAGAATGGAGAATATGAAAAGGCAAATGCAGAGAAACAGCGGTTGGagaaaaggcaaagaatg TCGAGGAAACTACAAGAAAATGGGTGGAAACCTAGATGGTTCCAGAGAGAAGGTGAAGATGGACCTTTCCGCTACGTTGGGGGCTATTGGGAAACACGGAAGCAGGGAAAATGGGATGAATGTCCAGacatttttggtgaatttagtGAAGGCCTTGATGAAGCATTAGAAGGGTCATGA